A stretch of the Streptomyces sp. WMMB303 genome encodes the following:
- a CDS encoding amidase: MSDLNALTATQLVAGYETGDFTPVEVTRAALERAEVTQERVNAFVRIDGEAALRQAEESAGRWERGEPAGPVDGVPVTVKDILLQRGAPTFKGSWATGEGGPGDEDAPSVARLRESGAVFLGKTTTPEFGWKGVTDSPRHGVTGNPYAPDRTAGGSSGGSAAAVATGAGPLSLGTDGGGSVRIPASFCGIFALKPTYGRVPIYPASAFGTLAHVGPMTRDAEDAALLMDVISAPDPRDWSHLGPVAHSFRGALAAGAEGVRGLRVAFSPDFGGRVQVDPEVAAAVRSAVAVLEELGAVVEEADPGFADPVDSFHTLWFSGAARVTQGFSHDQRESLDPGLQEICADGAARSALEYLAAVDERMDLGRRMGAFHERYDLLVTPTMPLTAFEAGVEVPRGSSLTRWTGWTPFSYPFNMTQQPAASVPCGTDGAGLPVGVQLVGPRHSDALVLGASHALYEAGVAAGVPSVLG, from the coding sequence ATGTCCGATCTCAACGCCCTGACCGCGACCCAGCTCGTGGCGGGGTACGAAACGGGGGACTTCACCCCCGTGGAGGTCACCCGGGCGGCGCTGGAGCGCGCAGAGGTGACCCAGGAGCGCGTCAACGCGTTCGTCCGCATCGACGGCGAGGCCGCGCTGCGGCAGGCCGAGGAGTCCGCCGGGCGCTGGGAGCGCGGCGAACCGGCCGGCCCGGTGGACGGGGTGCCGGTGACGGTGAAGGACATCCTGCTGCAGCGCGGCGCACCCACCTTCAAGGGCTCCTGGGCCACCGGCGAGGGCGGGCCCGGGGACGAGGACGCCCCGTCGGTGGCGCGACTGCGGGAGAGCGGCGCCGTCTTCCTGGGCAAGACGACGACGCCCGAGTTCGGCTGGAAGGGTGTCACCGACAGCCCCCGGCACGGCGTGACCGGCAATCCGTACGCGCCCGACCGCACCGCGGGCGGCTCCAGCGGGGGCAGCGCGGCGGCCGTCGCGACGGGCGCCGGACCGCTGTCGCTGGGTACGGACGGCGGCGGGTCCGTGCGGATCCCCGCCTCGTTCTGCGGCATCTTCGCGCTGAAGCCCACCTACGGGCGGGTACCGATCTACCCCGCGAGCGCCTTCGGGACCCTCGCGCACGTGGGTCCGATGACCCGGGACGCGGAGGACGCCGCACTGCTGATGGACGTGATCAGCGCGCCGGACCCGCGGGACTGGTCGCACCTGGGCCCGGTGGCGCACAGCTTCCGCGGCGCGCTGGCAGCGGGCGCGGAGGGGGTGCGCGGGCTGCGGGTGGCCTTCTCGCCCGACTTCGGCGGCCGGGTGCAGGTCGATCCGGAGGTCGCCGCAGCCGTTCGGAGCGCGGTGGCGGTGCTGGAGGAGCTGGGTGCGGTGGTGGAGGAGGCCGACCCCGGCTTCGCCGACCCGGTCGACTCCTTCCACACGCTGTGGTTCAGCGGGGCGGCACGCGTCACCCAGGGATTCAGCCATGATCAGCGGGAGAGCCTGGACCCGGGCCTGCAGGAGATCTGCGCGGACGGGGCCGCCCGCAGCGCGCTGGAGTACCTCGCCGCCGTGGACGAGCGGATGGATCTGGGCCGGCGGATGGGGGCCTTCCACGAACGGTACGACCTGCTGGTGACGCCGACCATGCCGCTCACCGCGTTCGAGGCGGGGGTGGAGGTGCCCCGCGGCTCCTCGCTGACCCGGTGGACGGGGTGGACGCCCTTCTCCTACCCGTTCAACATGACGCAGCAGCCGGCCGCTTCGGTGCCGTGCGGGACGGACGGGGCCGGGCTGCCGGTGGGTGTGCAGCTCGTCGGTCCGCGGCACTCCGACGCGCTCGTGCTGGGTGCCTCGCACGCCCTGTACGAGGCGGGAGTCGCGGCCGGGGTGCCCTCCGTGCTGGGCTGA
- a CDS encoding LLM class flavin-dependent oxidoreductase, which yields MSQQGEDAQHQDPTTGIRGEARGEAPVPLSVLDLVNVGEGYTAREALETSTRMAALADARGFTRYWVAEHHSMPGVASSSPAVILAHLASHTRRVRLGSGGVMLPNHAPLVIAEQFGTLEALAPGRIDLGLGRAPGTDGATAAALRRTEKLREGADDFPQQLAELVRFLDDDFPDGHRYARIHAVPGPVQTRGTGADGAAHRPPVWLLGSSGFSAQLAGQLGLPFAFAHHFSAANTLPALELYRETFRPSAVLAEPYALIGAAALAAEDEKEARRQVLTGALSMVRLRTGRPGLIPTPEEAEAYPFSPVERDFVESWLGNVTYGTADAVRAGLDALVERTGADELMLTANAHTPEARARSLELIADAYRLP from the coding sequence GTGAGCCAGCAGGGCGAGGACGCACAGCACCAGGATCCGACGACCGGTATCCGGGGCGAGGCGCGGGGCGAGGCCCCCGTGCCCCTCTCCGTCCTCGACCTGGTCAACGTGGGCGAGGGGTACACGGCGCGGGAAGCGCTGGAGACCTCCACCCGGATGGCGGCCCTCGCCGACGCCCGCGGCTTCACCCGCTACTGGGTGGCCGAACACCACTCCATGCCCGGCGTCGCCAGCTCCTCGCCCGCCGTCATCCTGGCCCATCTCGCCTCCCACACCCGCCGCGTCCGGCTGGGCTCGGGCGGCGTGATGCTGCCCAACCACGCTCCGCTGGTGATCGCCGAGCAGTTCGGCACGCTGGAGGCGCTCGCGCCGGGCCGGATCGACCTGGGGCTGGGCCGGGCACCGGGCACCGACGGTGCGACGGCCGCCGCGCTGCGGCGCACCGAGAAGCTGCGCGAGGGGGCGGACGACTTCCCGCAGCAGCTCGCCGAACTGGTCCGGTTCCTGGACGACGACTTTCCCGACGGCCACCGCTACGCCCGCATCCACGCCGTGCCCGGACCCGTGCAGACTCGCGGTACCGGGGCGGACGGCGCCGCGCACCGGCCGCCGGTGTGGCTGCTGGGCTCCTCCGGATTCAGCGCCCAGCTCGCGGGGCAGCTGGGGCTCCCGTTCGCCTTCGCGCACCACTTCTCGGCCGCCAACACGCTCCCGGCCCTGGAGCTCTACCGTGAGACGTTCCGCCCCTCGGCGGTGCTGGCGGAGCCCTACGCGCTGATCGGCGCCGCCGCGCTGGCCGCCGAGGACGAGAAGGAGGCCCGCCGCCAGGTGCTGACGGGCGCCCTGTCCATGGTGCGGCTGCGGACCGGACGGCCCGGACTGATCCCCACCCCGGAGGAGGCCGAGGCGTACCCGTTCAGCCCCGTGGAGCGCGATTTCGTGGAGAGCTGGCTGGGCAACGTCACCTACGGCACCGCGGACGCCGTGCGGGCCGGACTCGACGCGCTCGTCGAGCGGACCGGCGCCGACGAGCTGATGCTCACCGCCAACGCGCACACCCCCGAGGCCCGGGCCCGGTCGCTGGAACTGATAGCCGACGCCTACCGGCTCCCCTGA
- a CDS encoding MerR family transcriptional regulator: protein MRIAELSRLSGVPAPTIKYYVRESLLAPGERTGRNQARYDEQHVTRLRLIRALLEVGGLSVAAARDVVAALDSPQRGSRKVLGAARQTVPAARTGPAHPDEPGQRAALAEIRALVARQGWQIEEHAPALDAAARALGALRGLGQDDFADQLDTYARAADAVAATDLEVVRKRPDADARAEAVVLGNLLGDALLAALRSLAQAHRSAELCD, encoded by the coding sequence ATGCGCATTGCGGAGCTGAGTCGACTCAGCGGAGTGCCCGCACCGACGATCAAGTACTACGTACGGGAGTCGCTGCTGGCACCCGGCGAGCGCACCGGCCGCAACCAGGCCCGGTACGACGAACAGCACGTGACCAGGCTGCGCCTCATCCGCGCCCTGCTGGAGGTGGGCGGACTCTCGGTCGCCGCCGCCCGCGACGTCGTCGCCGCGCTCGACAGCCCGCAGCGCGGCAGCCGCAAGGTGCTGGGCGCCGCCCGGCAGACCGTGCCCGCCGCCCGGACGGGGCCGGCCCACCCCGACGAGCCGGGGCAGCGCGCGGCTCTCGCCGAGATCCGGGCCCTGGTCGCGCGCCAGGGCTGGCAGATCGAGGAGCACGCTCCGGCCCTGGACGCCGCGGCGCGGGCCCTGGGCGCACTGCGGGGGCTGGGCCAGGACGACTTCGCCGACCAGCTCGACACCTACGCACGCGCCGCGGACGCCGTGGCCGCCACCGATCTGGAGGTCGTCCGCAAGCGCCCGGACGCCGACGCGAGGGCCGAGGCGGTGGTCCTGGGCAACCTCCTGGGTGACGCGCTGCTGGCCGCGCTGCGCAGCCTCGCCCAGGCGCACCGGTCGGCCGAGCTGTGCGACTGA
- a CDS encoding M6 family metalloprotease domain-containing protein — MALTAFMGVGLVAGPVQAVAVGMPCALPRTDAHHSLGLDTWNASYPRPEGTLDAALLFLSFPDATPMATPRELVNDHFPATSDFFKRASYGKFRLRPRPVDRWIRMPRPAAEYDIQRDWRADLRNSYLRDAVAAADPRVDFGRYDVVYLIADPDAPGVDPDATKVVNLNEPLHADGVELDRIVTVFEQSPPDRNVLAHETGHLFDLPDLYQRPADGKADWDTRVGDWDLMGSQFGLAPEPFGWHKWKLGWLDRSNVACIPTTGDAARQQAHAESPRTRYTLRPLAAPAHRARARHEVRRPVTAGAGPPTAPERVAPATGADGVRLLVLRTGAHRALVMEIRERAGNDAGACSEGLLIYRVSSDTPSTHGPVQVVDGHPGTSRCREISVHSQLADAPLGVGETWSDPRDALRVEVTGRTPDGDWELRVVRD; from the coding sequence ATGGCGCTGACCGCCTTCATGGGGGTCGGCCTGGTGGCCGGCCCCGTGCAGGCCGTCGCGGTGGGCATGCCGTGCGCCCTGCCGCGCACCGATGCGCACCACTCGCTGGGTCTGGACACCTGGAACGCCTCCTATCCGCGTCCCGAGGGGACGCTCGACGCCGCCCTTCTCTTTCTCTCTTTCCCCGATGCGACCCCGATGGCCACCCCTCGCGAGCTTGTGAATGACCATTTCCCTGCTACATCAGACTTTTTCAAGCGGGCGAGTTACGGAAAGTTCCGCTTGCGACCGCGTCCGGTCGACCGCTGGATCCGGATGCCCCGCCCCGCGGCGGAGTACGACATACAGCGGGACTGGCGCGCTGACCTGCGCAACTCCTACCTGCGCGATGCCGTTGCCGCCGCCGACCCGCGGGTGGACTTCGGCCGCTACGACGTCGTCTACCTGATCGCGGACCCGGATGCCCCGGGTGTGGATCCCGATGCGACGAAAGTGGTCAATCTGAATGAGCCGCTGCACGCGGACGGGGTGGAGCTCGACCGCATCGTCACCGTGTTCGAACAGAGTCCACCCGACCGCAATGTCCTGGCCCACGAGACCGGGCACCTCTTCGATCTGCCCGACCTCTACCAGCGGCCCGCCGACGGCAAGGCGGACTGGGACACCAGGGTCGGGGACTGGGACCTGATGGGAAGCCAGTTCGGACTGGCACCCGAGCCGTTCGGCTGGCACAAGTGGAAGCTCGGCTGGCTGGACCGGTCCAACGTGGCCTGCATCCCGACGACCGGGGACGCGGCCCGGCAGCAGGCGCACGCGGAGTCGCCCCGGACCCGCTACACGCTGCGGCCCCTGGCCGCCCCCGCGCACCGGGCGCGGGCCCGCCACGAGGTGCGGCGCCCGGTCACGGCCGGGGCCGGGCCGCCGACCGCACCCGAGCGGGTGGCCCCGGCGACGGGCGCGGACGGAGTCCGGCTCCTCGTCCTGCGGACCGGCGCCCACCGGGCCCTGGTCATGGAGATCCGCGAGCGCGCGGGCAACGACGCGGGGGCCTGCTCCGAGGGTCTGCTGATCTACCGGGTGAGCAGCGACACACCCTCCACACACGGCCCCGTGCAGGTCGTCGACGGTCATCCGGGGACCTCCCGCTGCCGCGAGATCTCCGTGCACAGCCAGCTCGCCGACGCGCCGCTCGGCGTGGGCGAGACCTGGTCCGACCCCCGGGACGCCCTCCGTGTCGAGGTCACCGGACGCACCCCGGACGGCGACTGGGAACTGCGCGTGGTCAGGGACTGA
- a CDS encoding D-2-hydroxyacid dehydrogenase: MSETCVLVLDAEPLPRLDRLAGRARVVHADEKTLADQLPEADVLLVWDFLSDAVRDAWPGDGPRPRWVHTPSAGVDRLLPELADGRETVITNARGVFDRPIAEYVLGLVLAMAKDFRGTWELQRQRRWRHRETFRVGGSRATVVGSGPIGREIGRALLALGVKVDLVGRTARDGDPEFGRVHSTDSLPGLLGDSDWVVCVAPLTQESTGMFDAAMFARMKPEAHFVNVGRGAHVVEDDLVDALLKHHIRGAALDVFAEEPLPADSRLWDVPGLLVSPHMSGDTIGWRNDLAEQFLDNFDRWEAGEPLLNVVDKDLGYVPSAPAARTD; the protein is encoded by the coding sequence ATGTCCGAAACCTGCGTTCTTGTCCTCGATGCCGAGCCGCTTCCCCGGCTCGACCGACTCGCGGGACGCGCACGCGTCGTGCATGCCGACGAGAAGACGCTCGCCGACCAACTTCCCGAGGCCGACGTCCTGTTGGTCTGGGACTTCCTCTCCGACGCGGTACGCGACGCCTGGCCGGGCGACGGCCCCCGGCCACGCTGGGTACACACCCCGAGCGCCGGTGTGGACCGGCTGCTGCCGGAGCTGGCCGACGGTCGCGAGACCGTCATCACCAATGCACGGGGCGTGTTCGACCGCCCGATCGCCGAATACGTCCTCGGGCTCGTACTGGCCATGGCCAAAGACTTCCGTGGCACCTGGGAATTGCAACGACAGCGCCGCTGGCGGCACCGAGAGACATTCCGTGTCGGAGGAAGTCGGGCGACGGTTGTCGGTTCCGGGCCCATCGGCCGGGAAATCGGGCGCGCACTGCTGGCACTCGGTGTCAAAGTGGACCTCGTCGGCCGGACCGCACGGGACGGGGACCCCGAATTCGGGCGCGTGCACAGCACGGACTCGCTGCCCGGCCTGCTCGGCGACTCGGACTGGGTCGTGTGCGTCGCACCGCTGACCCAGGAGTCGACGGGTATGTTCGACGCCGCGATGTTTGCGCGGATGAAGCCCGAAGCGCACTTCGTGAACGTCGGGCGGGGCGCGCACGTGGTCGAGGACGACCTGGTGGACGCGCTGCTCAAGCACCACATCCGGGGCGCCGCGCTGGACGTGTTCGCCGAGGAGCCGCTGCCTGCCGACAGCAGGCTCTGGGACGTGCCCGGACTGCTCGTCTCGCCGCACATGAGCGGTGACACGATCGGCTGGCGCAACGATCTCGCGGAACAGTTCCTGGACAACTTCGACCGCTGGGAGGCGGGCGAGCCGCTGCTGAACGTCGTCGACAAGGACCTCGGCTACGTTCCGTCGGCCCCCGCCGCGCGGACGGACTGA
- a CDS encoding decarboxylase gives MAQAASAPAVGFLYPGYSAEDDYPRLERILAEAGAEVRLPLVHTDIGEDAHRVDALLEMGSAARLAAKVEEVKGEDIQAVVWACTSASFVFGWDGAHEQVRELGETAGLPASSTSFAFAHAVRDLDVDRVSIAATYPEDVAELFTGFLKAAGAEVVAMRGSGIITAAEVGTWGEEEVLALARGGDHPDAQAVLLPDTALHTAAHIPALEAELGKPVLTANQVTAKEGLRLLDRKVHCPELGALFS, from the coding sequence ATGGCACAGGCGGCATCGGCACCGGCGGTCGGATTCCTCTACCCCGGCTACTCGGCCGAGGACGACTACCCGAGGCTGGAGCGGATCCTCGCCGAGGCGGGCGCCGAGGTACGGCTGCCGCTCGTGCACACCGACATCGGCGAGGACGCCCACCGGGTGGACGCCCTGCTGGAGATGGGGTCCGCGGCCCGGCTCGCCGCGAAGGTCGAGGAGGTCAAGGGCGAGGACATCCAGGCCGTCGTGTGGGCCTGCACCAGCGCCAGCTTCGTCTTCGGCTGGGACGGCGCCCACGAGCAGGTCCGGGAGCTGGGAGAGACGGCGGGGCTCCCCGCCTCCAGCACCTCCTTCGCCTTCGCGCACGCCGTCCGCGACCTCGATGTCGACCGCGTCAGCATCGCGGCGACCTACCCGGAAGACGTCGCCGAGCTGTTCACCGGCTTCCTCAAGGCCGCGGGCGCCGAGGTGGTCGCCATGCGCGGCAGCGGCATCATCACCGCCGCCGAGGTCGGCACCTGGGGCGAGGAGGAGGTGCTGGCGCTGGCCCGCGGCGGCGACCACCCCGACGCGCAGGCCGTACTGCTGCCGGACACCGCCCTGCACACCGCAGCCCACATCCCCGCCCTGGAGGCCGAGTTGGGCAAGCCCGTCCTCACAGCCAACCAGGTCACCGCGAAGGAGGGGCTGCGGCTGCTGGACCGCAAGGTGCACTGCCCGGAGCTGGGCGCGCTCTTCTCCTGA
- a CDS encoding EAL domain-containing protein, producing MNGPLEGPGKDSGEALVTQSQTITESSHKRWRRRAHHGHNESDFRAAFHAAQLPMAIVDPNGRVLTANRALGILLGAEPNRLTARPIAELVGLGLDGRVRSAYHEALQGRTDRMSCTRRLKHADGHTLWAEITVTPTARGGEALLSIADISERRDLQERLRHLQMHDPVTRLPNRTLFFERLAGALADSATGRTGLCYLDLDGFKAVNDTLGHRIGDSLLDAVAQRLTRCAEAGGEDGGGHLVARLGGDEFALLVESSTGTEQLTQLAQSVLATLQRPFDLAGQRLSVSASIGVVERETAGTTPTELMQAADTTLYWAKADGKARWTLFDPERNAHRMTRQSLSSTLRRAVERGEFVLEYQPIVGFADDRLRGVEALVRWQHPQFGMLSPDRFIGLAEENGAIVPLGRWVLEESCRQARRWMREHPGPPLYVSVNVAVRQVWDSDLVRDVAEILEETGLPAGLLQLELTESAVMGSAGRPLQALQALSEMGVRIAIDDFGTGYSNLAYLSRLPVRALKLDGTFVRGFRTARHQNPADETIVTALVQLAHKLGLTVTAECVEGPAQAERLRRIGCDTGQGWHYAKPMAADRIAELLAWSPPEAGSA from the coding sequence GTGAACGGACCCCTCGAAGGACCGGGCAAAGACTCCGGCGAAGCCCTCGTAACCCAATCCCAGACCATCACGGAAAGTAGCCACAAGCGCTGGCGGCGGCGCGCACACCACGGGCACAACGAGAGCGACTTCCGGGCCGCCTTTCACGCGGCGCAGTTGCCGATGGCCATCGTCGACCCCAACGGCCGGGTGCTGACGGCCAACCGGGCGCTGGGAATCCTGCTGGGCGCCGAACCGAACCGGCTGACCGCACGGCCCATCGCCGAACTGGTCGGGCTCGGCCTGGACGGACGGGTGCGCAGCGCGTACCACGAGGCGCTGCAGGGCCGTACCGACCGGATGTCCTGCACCCGCAGGCTCAAGCACGCCGACGGACACACCCTCTGGGCCGAGATCACGGTGACCCCCACCGCGCGCGGCGGCGAGGCGCTGCTGTCCATCGCCGACATCAGCGAGCGCCGCGACCTCCAGGAGCGGCTGCGGCATCTGCAGATGCACGACCCGGTCACCAGGCTGCCCAACCGCACCCTCTTCTTCGAACGGCTGGCCGGAGCACTGGCCGACTCGGCGACGGGCCGGACCGGCCTGTGCTACCTCGACCTGGACGGCTTCAAGGCCGTCAACGACACCCTCGGCCACCGGATCGGCGACAGCCTGCTGGACGCGGTGGCACAGCGGCTGACCCGGTGCGCCGAGGCGGGCGGGGAGGACGGCGGCGGCCATCTGGTGGCCCGGCTCGGCGGTGACGAGTTCGCACTGCTGGTCGAGTCGTCCACCGGCACCGAGCAGCTCACCCAGCTCGCCCAGTCCGTCCTGGCCACCCTCCAGCGGCCGTTCGACCTGGCCGGGCAGCGGCTCTCGGTCTCGGCCAGCATCGGGGTCGTCGAGCGGGAGACGGCAGGCACCACGCCCACCGAACTGATGCAGGCGGCCGACACCACGCTGTACTGGGCCAAGGCCGACGGCAAGGCCCGCTGGACGCTCTTCGACCCGGAGCGCAACGCCCATCGGATGACCCGGCAGTCCCTCTCCTCCACCCTGCGCCGGGCCGTGGAGCGGGGCGAGTTCGTGCTGGAGTACCAGCCGATCGTGGGCTTCGCCGACGACCGGCTGCGCGGGGTCGAGGCGCTGGTGCGCTGGCAGCATCCGCAGTTCGGAATGCTCAGCCCGGACCGGTTCATCGGCCTCGCGGAGGAGAACGGCGCCATCGTGCCACTGGGCCGCTGGGTGCTGGAGGAGTCCTGCCGGCAGGCGCGACGCTGGATGCGGGAGCACCCGGGACCGCCGCTGTACGTGAGCGTCAACGTCGCGGTGCGCCAGGTATGGGACTCCGACCTGGTGCGCGACGTGGCCGAGATCCTGGAGGAGACCGGGCTGCCGGCCGGGCTGCTCCAGCTGGAGCTGACCGAGTCGGCGGTGATGGGGTCGGCCGGGCGCCCCCTCCAGGCGCTGCAGGCGCTCTCGGAGATGGGGGTACGCATCGCCATCGACGACTTCGGCACCGGCTACTCCAACCTGGCCTACCTCAGCCGGCTCCCGGTGCGCGCGCTCAAACTGGACGGCACCTTCGTGCGCGGCTTCCGCACGGCACGGCACCAGAACCCCGCGGACGAGACGATCGTGACGGCCCTGGTCCAGCTCGCGCACAAGCTGGGCCTGACCGTCACCGCCGAGTGCGTGGAGGGCCCGGCGCAGGCCGAGCGCCTCCGCCGGATCGGCTGCGACACGGGGCAGGGCTGGCACTACGCCAAACCCATGGCGGCCGACCGGATCGCCGAGCTGCTGGCGTGGTCGCCCCCGGAGGCGGGCAGCGCGTAG
- a CDS encoding decarboxylase — protein MDVSFLGGPLPQRGVGIVAPFDFALDRELWRWVPDDVSLHLTRTPFVPVEVSLDLARLVSEHETLREATRALCAVAPEVVAYACTSGSFVGGTAGERAMATAMADAGEMPALTTSGAMLDALREIDARRIAIVTPYTKSVTDSLEDYLDEAGIGITGRCYMGLTREIWRVAYRDVVDMAREAVVDAPDALFISCTNLPTYDVIPQLEAELRMPVLSANQVTMWAALRAVGKQAVGPYQALLDPVARRGPAAMTSTTGTQPVAHEADGLVEPEEQQVGHEPEAALAGAGTEPGDPLEGTPDLGYGHPGLPDEWGSGPQPPV, from the coding sequence ATGGACGTCTCCTTCCTCGGCGGACCGTTGCCGCAGCGCGGCGTGGGAATCGTCGCTCCCTTCGACTTCGCACTGGACCGTGAGCTCTGGCGCTGGGTGCCGGACGACGTGTCCCTGCACCTGACCCGCACCCCCTTCGTCCCCGTCGAGGTCAGCCTCGACCTCGCACGCCTGGTCAGCGAGCACGAGACGCTGCGTGAGGCGACCCGCGCGCTGTGCGCCGTGGCCCCGGAAGTCGTGGCCTACGCCTGCACATCGGGCAGTTTCGTGGGCGGTACGGCCGGTGAACGCGCCATGGCGACCGCAATGGCGGACGCCGGTGAGATGCCGGCCCTGACCACCTCGGGTGCGATGCTGGACGCGCTGCGTGAGATCGACGCACGGCGCATCGCGATCGTCACCCCCTACACCAAGTCGGTCACCGACTCCCTGGAGGACTACCTGGACGAGGCCGGGATCGGCATCACCGGGCGCTGCTACATGGGGCTCACCCGGGAGATCTGGCGGGTGGCCTACCGGGACGTGGTCGACATGGCCCGGGAAGCGGTGGTGGACGCGCCCGACGCGCTGTTCATCTCCTGCACCAACCTCCCGACCTACGACGTCATCCCGCAGCTGGAGGCCGAGCTGCGGATGCCTGTGCTCTCCGCGAACCAGGTCACCATGTGGGCGGCCCTGCGCGCGGTCGGCAAGCAGGCCGTCGGCCCCTACCAGGCGCTCCTCGACCCGGTCGCGCGGCGCGGCCCGGCCGCCATGACGTCCACCACCGGCACCCAGCCGGTGGCGCACGAGGCGGACGGACTCGTCGAGCCCGAGGAGCAGCAGGTCGGCCACGAGCCGGAGGCGGCGCTGGCGGGAGCGGGCACCGAGCCCGGCGACCCGCTGGAGGGCACCCCCGACCTCGGCTACGGGCATCCCGGGCTCCCGGACGAGTGGGGCAGCGGCCCCCAGCCCCCGGTCTGA
- a CDS encoding AAA domain-containing protein yields MVEQPGGPPRAGGGDAEGTADPGRAAAAATEAILADTLGGAHRGVVVNSPPGAGKSTLVVRAARELAAAGHPLMVVAQTNAQVDDLVDRLATADPELPVGRLHSSEPRPYDPMLDRHPSVRPSAKPADLAGLEVVVSTAAKWAWVAPEQPWRHAIVDEAYQMRSDALLAVAGLFERALFVGDPGQLDPFSQVGVEQWAGQAHDPSAGAVGTLLAHNPGLPQHRLPVSWRLPASAAELVSDAFYPYTPFRSGTGPGERRLAFTGPADGSPLDAVLDEAAAAGWGLLELPAARTPRTDPEAVAAVARLVHRMLEREGRTRGEKHGDGDPDSPLSADRIAVGTAHRDQAAAVRAALAAPGGAGGDAAARVTVDTANRLQGREFDVTVVLHPLSGRPDATDFHLETGRLCVLASRHRHACVVVCRAGVAALLDDHPATEPVQLGAAAPAPDGWEAHQAVLAHLARHRVREE; encoded by the coding sequence CTGGTGGAGCAGCCCGGGGGCCCGCCGCGGGCGGGAGGCGGGGACGCGGAGGGCACGGCCGACCCGGGCCGGGCCGCCGCCGCGGCCACCGAGGCGATCCTGGCCGACACGCTGGGGGGCGCGCACCGGGGCGTGGTGGTGAACTCGCCGCCCGGCGCGGGCAAGTCCACCCTCGTGGTGCGGGCCGCGCGCGAGCTGGCCGCAGCCGGCCATCCGCTGATGGTCGTCGCGCAGACCAACGCGCAGGTGGACGACCTGGTGGACCGGCTGGCGACAGCCGACCCCGAGCTGCCGGTGGGGCGGCTGCACAGCAGTGAGCCCAGGCCCTACGACCCGATGCTGGACCGGCACCCCTCGGTGCGGCCCTCCGCGAAGCCCGCGGATCTGGCGGGGCTGGAGGTGGTCGTCTCCACCGCGGCGAAGTGGGCGTGGGTGGCGCCGGAGCAGCCGTGGCGGCACGCGATCGTCGACGAGGCGTACCAGATGCGTTCGGACGCGCTGCTGGCCGTGGCCGGGCTGTTCGAGCGGGCGCTGTTCGTGGGCGATCCGGGGCAGCTCGATCCGTTCAGCCAGGTCGGGGTCGAGCAGTGGGCGGGCCAGGCGCACGATCCCTCCGCCGGTGCGGTCGGCACGCTGCTGGCGCACAATCCCGGGCTGCCGCAGCATCGGCTGCCGGTCTCCTGGCGGCTGCCCGCCTCGGCCGCCGAGCTGGTGTCGGACGCGTTCTATCCGTACACGCCGTTCCGCAGCGGGACGGGACCCGGCGAGCGGCGGCTCGCCTTCACCGGGCCGGCCGACGGCTCGCCGCTGGACGCGGTGCTGGACGAGGCCGCCGCGGCCGGTTGGGGCCTGCTGGAGCTGCCCGCGGCCCGCACGCCCCGGACGGACCCGGAGGCCGTCGCGGCGGTCGCGCGGCTGGTGCACCGGATGCTGGAGCGGGAGGGCCGCACCCGCGGCGAGAAGCACGGCGACGGCGACCCGGACTCGCCGCTGTCCGCCGACCGGATCGCGGTGGGCACGGCGCACCGGGACCAGGCGGCGGCGGTCCGGGCGGCGCTGGCCGCGCCGGGCGGGGCCGGGGGCGACGCCGCGGCGCGGGTCACCGTCGACACGGCCAACCGGCTCCAGGGGCGGGAGTTCGACGTCACCGTCGTGCTGCACCCGCTGTCCGGGCGGCCGGACGCGACCGACTTCCATCTGGAGACGGGACGGCTGTGCGTGCTGGCGTCGCGGCACCGGCACGCGTGCGTGGTGGTGTGCCGGGCGGGCGTCGCCGCCCTGCTGGACGACCATCCGGCGACCGAACCGGTGCAGCTGGGCGCCGCGGCGCCCGCTCCGGACGGCTGGGAGGCCCATCAGGCGGTGCTGGCGCACCTGGCCCGGCACCGGGTGCGGGAGGAGTGA